In Ramlibacter sp., the sequence GCCAGATGTTCGCCGACATCGTTTCGGGCGCCAAAACGGCCGGAGAGGCGCTGCGCGGCATGCTGGCCAGCTTCGCCCAGCAGATGCTCAACCTGATCAGCCAGCGGTTGGGCAACCGGCTGTTTGAGTCGTTCGGCCTGGGCCGCGTGGTCGACGGCGCCGCGTCGTTCATCACCAGCGCTTTTGGTTTCCACCAGGGCGGCGTGGTCAGCGCGGGCGGGGCCAGCTTCACACGCGCGCTCAACGTGTCGCCCTTGGCGGCCGCGCTGGCCCCGCGCTACCACGTCGGCGGGATCGCCGGCATGAAGCCCGGCGAACGGCTGAGCGTGCTGCAGGACGGCGAAGAAGTCCTCACGGCCGATGACCCGAGGCATGTGCGCAACTACCGCGGCAGCGGCGTGCAGATCTCCAGCAGCGTCACGGTCAACGGCGCCAGCGGCGACCGGGCCCAGCAGCAAGGCGCCGGCAATGACCTGAACCGGCTGATCGAGGGCGCTGTAGACGCCTGGGCTCTCAAACAAAGCCGCCCCGGCGGCATTCTGGCGAAGGGGTAGTCAATGGCCGTGTTTGATTGGGCCGAGAGCAGCAACCTGAGCCTCGAGGAAGAACCCCGGGTGAATGCCACCCAGTTCGGCGACGGCTACGAACAGCGGGCCGCTGACGGCATCAACGCGCTGGTGCAGCGCTGGGACTTGAACTTCGAGGAGGTGGACAACGCCATCGCCGACGAGATCATTGCCTTCTTGCGCGCGCGTGCCGGCGTGGAGGCGTTCGACTGGACGCCCAAGTGGGGCACGGTGGCGATCAAGGTGCGGTGCCCCAAGTGGTCGCGTTCGCCGGACGGAGAGGGGCTCAGCCGCATTGCGGCGCGTTTTCAACAGGTATTCGAGCCATGACCAATATTGCGGGCGACGTCAGCCGGCTGGAGATCTCGGCGCCCGTCGAGCTGTACGAGCTGGACGCCGCTGTCGTTGGCGGCGGGGTGCACCGCTTCGCCAACATGACCAATGAGCTGGGCACGGCGGTGGTCTGGCAAGGCCAGTCCTACAGCCCGTTTCCCATTGAGGTGACCGGCTTTGAAAACTCCTCCGACGGCCCGCTCGCCCGACCGAGGCTGTCGGTCTCCAATGTCAACGGCATGGTGGGCGCCCTGATCCGCGACTACCAGCGCCTCGAGGGGGCCAGCTTCATCCGCCGGCGCACGCTCGCCAAGTACCTGGACGCGGCCAACTTCGCGCTGGGCGTCAACCCCACGGCCGACCCCACGGCGCATTGGCCCGACGAGCTCTGGCTGATTGACCGCGTCGACCAGCGCAACAAGTCGGTGGTGGTCTGGGAGCTGTGCAGCCCGCTTGACTGGGCCGGGGTGATGCTGCCGCGCCGTCAGATTCTCGCCGCGGCCTGCGCCTGGAGGTACCGCGGCTCGGAATGCGGCTACACCGGCGGGCCGGTGGCGAAGGCCGATGACTCGGCGACCTCCGACCCGGCGGCTGATTCCTGCGGCCGCCGGCTGACCTCTTGCAAGCTGCGCTTCGGCGCGACGGCGGAGCTGCCGTTCGGGGGCTTTCCAGGCGCGGGCACCACACGCAACGTATGAGGCAAAACATGATTGATATTTCAGATGCATGGGTCGCCGACCTGGCCGCCCACGCCGAGGCCTGCTACCCGGCCGAGTGCTGCGGCCTGGTGGTTCGCTCAGGTGACCAGGTGGCTTACCGCCCTTGCGCCAACGTGGCGCAGCGCGGGCAGTCGGAGTTCGAGATCGACCCGCGCGATTGGGCGGCGGCAGAGGACTCGGGCGAAATCCTCGCCGTCTGTCACAGCCACCCCGACGAATCGGCCAACCCGAGCATGGCGGATCGCGTGATGTGCGAGCGCTCGGGCCTGCCCTGGATCATCATCGGCTGGCCGAGCCAGGTGGTGAAGCGCGCAGACCCCACCGGGTGGTCCGCGCCCCTGGTGGGCCGCGAGTTTCACCACGGCGTGCTGGACTGCTACACGTTGATCCAGGACTACTACCGCACAGAGCTGGGCCTGACGCTGCCGGACTTCGCGCGCGTAGACGGCTGGTGGGAGCGGGGCCAGAACCTGTACCGCGAGAACTTTGCGGCGGCGGGCTTCACCGAAGTGAACGACTTGCCCCAGGTGCATGACGTCATCCTGATGCAGGTGCGCTCGGACGTGGAGAACCACGCCGCCGTCGTTCTGGCCGGCGGCCAGATCCTGCACCATCTGCACGGCCGTCTCAGCTGCAGGGACGTTTACGGCGGATATTGGCAGCGCGTGACCCGCACCGTGCTGCGGCACAACAGCCTGCTGGCAGGGGCGGCGGCATGACGGCCGCAGTCTTGCGCGAAGTGCGCCTCTATGGGGAGCTGGGCCGCCGCTTCGGGCGCGTGCACCGGCTGGCCATCTCAACGCCGCACGAGGCCGTGCGCGCGCTCAGCGCTACCGTGCGCGGCTTCGCCGACTACCTGTTTGAGCACAACCTGCCGGGCTTTCGCGTGTTCGTTGACCGCGCGGGCCGCACGCTCGAGCAGCTGCACGAGCCCTTCGGGCGCATGGAAGTCGTGAAGATCGTGCCTGTGATCGCGGGCCGAAAGAGCGGCGCCTTCCAGCTCATTCTGGCCGGGGTGCTGCTGTTTTTCGGAGCGCCGATGCTTGGCGGCCTGATCAGCAGCACCTCGCTCGGCGGCGCCGTGGCGTCCGTCGGCATGTCCATTGGCAAGGCGCTGATCCTGGGCGGCGTGCTGCAGCTGCTCAGCCCGCAGCGGCGCGGTGCGGATCTGGCCACGAACGTGGAGAACGCGCCCAGCTATGCATTTGACGGCCCGGTGAACCAGACCCAGCAGGGCCTGCCCGTGCCGCTGGTGTACGGGCGCATCATCACCGGCGGCGCGCCGATCTCCAGCGGCCTGCTGGCCGAGGAACCTGTGCCGGCGGCGGGCGAGGCGGCCACAGAGCAGGAGCTGCCGCCTGAGCAGCCCGCCTATTGGTGGCAATACGACGAAGCGGCGGCCGGGCCATGACGCAGGACACGATCCGCGGGGCAAAAGGCAAAGGCGGCGGCCGCGCGCCAGTGGAGGAACAGGATTCCCTGCGGTCCACCCAGTACGCCGAGATTCTCGACCTGGTCAGCGAGGGCGAGGTTCAGGGCCTGGTCAACGGCCTGAAGTCGGTCTATCTGGACAAGGTGCCCATTGAAAACCCAGACGGCTCGCGCAACTTTGAGGGCGTCGAGTTCGCATGGACCAACGGCACGCAGGGGCAGGCGGCGCTGCCCGGCTTCCCCAGCATCCAGAACGAAGTGGCCGTGGGCCTGATCGTCGCCCCTGACACGCCGGTGGTGCGCAGCATCACGAATGGCGCGGTGGATACGGTGCGTGTCACCGTCGGGATTCCCCAGCTGACTTTCCAGAACCCAGAGAACGGCGACCTCGTGGGCACCGAGGTGGAATTCGCCATCGACGTGCAAAGCAACGGCGGCGGCTTTGTCGAGAAGTACAGGACCAAGATCACCGGCAAGACCGTGAGCCGCTACCAGCGCGCCGTGCGCCTGGCGTTGAGTGGCCCGCCGCCGTGGGATGTCCGGGTGCGGCGGGTGAGCCCGCCGGCATCGGGCAGCAATCAGCAAAACGCCATCTGGTTCGACTCCTACACCGAGATCCAGAGCCTGAAGCTGCGCTATCCCAACAGCGTTGTGCACGGCCTGCGCATCAGCGCGCAGCAGTTCAGCCGGGTGCCGCAGCGCGCCTATGACATGCTGGGCATCCGCGTTCAGGTGCCCGTCAACTACAACGCCTACACGCGGGACTACTCGGGCACCTGGAACGGCACTTTCAAGACCTCGTGGACCAACAACCCGGCGTGGATTCTGTATGACCTGATCACCAACGCGCGCTACGGCATGGGCGACTATGTCGACCCCGCCTTCCACGACAAGTGGAAGCTCTACGAGATCGCCCAGTATTGCGACGAGCTGGTGCCGGACGGCCGGGGCGGGCAGGAGCCGCGCTTCACATGCAACCTGGTGCTGGCCAACCGGGTCGAGGCCTTCCGCGCGCTGCAGGATCTGGCGGCCGTGTTCCGCGGGATGATCTTCTGGGCGGCGTCCGCGGTGCAGTTCTCGCAGGATGCGCCTGCGGACGCACAAATGCAGTTCGCCCCTGCCAACGTGGTCGACGGCGTTTTCACCTACAGCAGCACCAGCTTGAAGCAGCGCCACAGCGTCGCGCTGGTGTACTGGAACAACCCGGCCGACTTCTATTCGCGCGTTCCCGAGTTGAGCGTTGACGATGAATTGGTCTCGCGCATTGGCCTGCGCGAGCTCGAGCTGAGCCCGCTGGGCGTGACGTCGCGTGGCCAGGCGGCGCGCATTGGCCGCTGGGCGCTTTACAGCGAACAAAGCGAGTCCGAGACCGTGGCTTTTTCCACGGGGCTGGAAGGCGGCGGCGTGCGGCTTGGAGATGTGTTTCAGATCGCTGACCCCAGTGAGTCCGGCGAGCGGATCGGCGGGCGCGTGGCGTCCGGTACCGCCTCGGCTGTGACATTGGACGCGCCGGTCGCCTTGGAGCCCGGCCTGACCTACCTGCTGACGCTGATGGTGCCCGATCCGTCGGGCCAGGGGACCTATCTGACCGAGCAGCGGGCGGTCACCAACGCGGCCGGCACCGCGTCGGTGATCAATGTCTCGCCGCCTTTTTCCGAGGCGCCGCCGGCACAGACGATCTGGACGCTGGCCTCAGACGCGCTTTACCCGACCACGTGGCGCTGCATCAGCATTCGCCCCAACGGCAAGACCTACGACGTGGTGGGCGTGGCGCACAACCCCGAGAAGTACCTGGCTGTTGAGCAGGGCCTGGTGCTCGAGCGGCGGCCCACGTCACGACTGGGGGCCGTCTCGCCGGCCCCAACCGACCTGACGTTCGCAGAGACGGTCTACGATGACCGCGGGGCCTACCGCAGCCGCTTGACCATCGCGTGGTCGCCGACCCGCGGCAACGGCAGCAATCAGCGGTTCAGAGTGACCTGGTCATGGGAGCACGGCCCGCTGGAGTCGCGGGACACGACTGATCAGACTCTGGACCTCGACGGGCTTGCCCCCGGCCTGGTCGAGGTCACGGTTCGCGCGGTGAATGCCGTGGGCACGCTGTCTCCGCCGCTGCGCGGCAGCTTCAACATCCTGGGCCGCAGCACCGCCGCGCCTTTCGACGTTTTCAACGTCAGCGCGGCCACCGACGGCACGCGCGTGCTGACGTTCGGGTACACAACCTCGCCCGTTCCCAAGGACTGGCGCGGCGCTGAGGTGCGCTATGTCGCCGGCACCGTCGGCTCGCCGGACTGGGACACCATGACGCCCCTGCACGCGGCGGGCACCTGGTTCTCGGTCTCGCCGGTCAACATAGGTGAGCCTGCTGGCGCGGGCACCTTCACATTCGCGGCGCGCTCACGTGACGCCGTCGGGCTGTCGGCGGCAGCGCTATGCACGGTGACCCTGCCGGCCACGGGCCGCATCTTTTCCCTTGACCTCACGCCCGCGCCCACGCCAACCGGATTCGGGGTTGTCGCTTCGCTGAACAACGTGTGGGTCACTCATGACACGCCCACCTACGCTCAAGGCCACGGCCACAAAGAGACGGTGCTGTACGGCTACCAATACCCGGGCGGGCCGTTGCCGGTCTTCAACCAGGCCGTCGAGGTAATGCGTTTCACGGGCAACACGGGCATCTTCCCGGTCGCCCCGGGGGACACTTGGCGCTTCTGGATCAAGTGGGTGAGTCAGGACGGCGGGCTGAGCGCGGTGCCGGCCGGCGGCACCAACGGCCTGCAGGTCACCGCGGGCCAGCTCGGCGGGCAGAATCTGGCGCCGCTCAGCGTGCTGGCGGCGAACCTTGCGCTCGCGGCGGTCGACCTCGGGAGCCCCACCGTGACCGGCACGATCACTGACCCGGTGAGGTTCGGCGCGGCGGCCATCGGCTACACGGTCACTCAATACCTTTTGGCGACGTCCGGGGTTATGGGCAACCTGCTGGTGGACAACGCGCAGATTGTGAATCTGCACGCCAGCAAGCTCTTCGCCGGCACCGTCACAACAGACAAGCTGGTGGTCGGGGCCGCAACGGCCGCCGCCAACGGCCAGGCCATCGGCGCCGTCAATCCGGGGTTTGCCGGCATCTCGAGCGGCTTTCTCGGCTTCACGCCGGCGGTAAGCCTGACGTCAACGGGCGCGCCAGTCTCGGTGGACGTCACGGGGACGGTCGACGCCATTGCCGAAAACGCGGCTATCGCCTACTGGCAGTACACCATGTACCTGGTCGTTGACGGGGTCCGGCAGTCCACGATATGGGCGAACGGCTACATGCCGGCGTTTGCCGGCGGGGGCTATCCGCGCCGCGGGTTCCAGCCAGCGGCCATTGTTTTTCGACACCAGCCGTCGGCCGGCCTGCACAACTACGCGGTCGACGTGTACATCGAGGCCAGAGACGCGACCGGCGCGGCTGTGTCGTTCGGGGCGTATGGGCAGGTCGGCTGGTACGGCCACGGCCTTGTGATGG encodes:
- a CDS encoding host specificity protein J, whose amino-acid sequence is MTQDTIRGAKGKGGGRAPVEEQDSLRSTQYAEILDLVSEGEVQGLVNGLKSVYLDKVPIENPDGSRNFEGVEFAWTNGTQGQAALPGFPSIQNEVAVGLIVAPDTPVVRSITNGAVDTVRVTVGIPQLTFQNPENGDLVGTEVEFAIDVQSNGGGFVEKYRTKITGKTVSRYQRAVRLALSGPPPWDVRVRRVSPPASGSNQQNAIWFDSYTEIQSLKLRYPNSVVHGLRISAQQFSRVPQRAYDMLGIRVQVPVNYNAYTRDYSGTWNGTFKTSWTNNPAWILYDLITNARYGMGDYVDPAFHDKWKLYEIAQYCDELVPDGRGGQEPRFTCNLVLANRVEAFRALQDLAAVFRGMIFWAASAVQFSQDAPADAQMQFAPANVVDGVFTYSSTSLKQRHSVALVYWNNPADFYSRVPELSVDDELVSRIGLRELELSPLGVTSRGQAARIGRWALYSEQSESETVAFSTGLEGGGVRLGDVFQIADPSESGERIGGRVASGTASAVTLDAPVALEPGLTYLLTLMVPDPSGQGTYLTEQRAVTNAAGTASVINVSPPFSEAPPAQTIWTLASDALYPTTWRCISIRPNGKTYDVVGVAHNPEKYLAVEQGLVLERRPTSRLGAVSPAPTDLTFAETVYDDRGAYRSRLTIAWSPTRGNGSNQRFRVTWSWEHGPLESRDTTDQTLDLDGLAPGLVEVTVRAVNAVGTLSPPLRGSFNILGRSTAAPFDVFNVSAATDGTRVLTFGYTTSPVPKDWRGAEVRYVAGTVGSPDWDTMTPLHAAGTWFSVSPVNIGEPAGAGTFTFAARSRDAVGLSAAALCTVTLPATGRIFSLDLTPAPTPTGFGVVASLNNVWVTHDTPTYAQGHGHKETVLYGYQYPGGPLPVFNQAVEVMRFTGNTGIFPVAPGDTWRFWIKWVSQDGGLSAVPAGGTNGLQVTAGQLGGQNLAPLSVLAANLALAAVDLGSPTVTGTITDPVRFGAAAIGYTVTQYLLATSGVMGNLLVDNAQIVNLHASKLFAGTVTTDKLVVGAATAAANGQAIGAVNPGFAGISSGFLGFTPAVSLTSTGAPVSVDVTGTVDAIAENAAIAYWQYTMYLVVDGVRQSTIWANGYMPAFAGGGYPRRGFQPAAIVFRHQPSAGLHNYAVDVYIEARDATGAAVSFGAYGQVGWYGHGLVMENKV
- a CDS encoding tail assembly protein gives rise to the protein MTAAVLREVRLYGELGRRFGRVHRLAISTPHEAVRALSATVRGFADYLFEHNLPGFRVFVDRAGRTLEQLHEPFGRMEVVKIVPVIAGRKSGAFQLILAGVLLFFGAPMLGGLISSTSLGGAVASVGMSIGKALILGGVLQLLSPQRRGADLATNVENAPSYAFDGPVNQTQQGLPVPLVYGRIITGGAPISSGLLAEEPVPAAGEAATEQELPPEQPAYWWQYDEAAAGP
- a CDS encoding phage minor tail protein L — encoded protein: MTNIAGDVSRLEISAPVELYELDAAVVGGGVHRFANMTNELGTAVVWQGQSYSPFPIEVTGFENSSDGPLARPRLSVSNVNGMVGALIRDYQRLEGASFIRRRTLAKYLDAANFALGVNPTADPTAHWPDELWLIDRVDQRNKSVVVWELCSPLDWAGVMLPRRQILAAACAWRYRGSECGYTGGPVAKADDSATSDPAADSCGRRLTSCKLRFGATAELPFGGFPGAGTTRNV
- a CDS encoding C40 family peptidase — protein: MIDISDAWVADLAAHAEACYPAECCGLVVRSGDQVAYRPCANVAQRGQSEFEIDPRDWAAAEDSGEILAVCHSHPDESANPSMADRVMCERSGLPWIIIGWPSQVVKRADPTGWSAPLVGREFHHGVLDCYTLIQDYYRTELGLTLPDFARVDGWWERGQNLYRENFAAAGFTEVNDLPQVHDVILMQVRSDVENHAAVVLAGGQILHHLHGRLSCRDVYGGYWQRVTRTVLRHNSLLAGAAA
- a CDS encoding phage tail protein, whose protein sequence is MAVFDWAESSNLSLEEEPRVNATQFGDGYEQRAADGINALVQRWDLNFEEVDNAIADEIIAFLRARAGVEAFDWTPKWGTVAIKVRCPKWSRSPDGEGLSRIAARFQQVFEP